A DNA window from Hordeum vulgare subsp. vulgare chromosome 1H, MorexV3_pseudomolecules_assembly, whole genome shotgun sequence contains the following coding sequences:
- the LOC123413701 gene encoding uncharacterized protein LOC123413701, producing the protein MESRRSTRPKPLLLASLCLLVVVLLLALPLQPASAVPTTRSVRLRNQQRSPSPKLSSLQDVAGRLQGRAAARMDVEVNDYPGSGANNRHDPPKGPGRG; encoded by the exons ATGGAGTCCCGCCGCTCCACGAGGCCGAAGCCTCTCCTCCTCGCCTCCCTctgcctcctcgtcgtcgtcctcctcctggcCCTCCCCCTGCAGCCGGCGTCCGCGGTGCCAACGACCA GGAGCGTGCGCCTGAGGAACCAGCAGCGCTCGCCGTCTCCGAAGCTTTCTTCCCTGCAG GATGTGGCGGGGAGGCTGCAGGGCCGGGCGGCGGCGAGGATGGACGTGGAGGTGAACGACTACCCGGGGTCCGGCGCCAACAACCGCCATGACCCTCCCAAGGGCCCCGGAAGAGGGTGA